The window CCTATAATAAAACATAAAGGAAAAAAATTAAAAATTTTATAAGGCTTTTTCAATTTAATATTTCTCAACATGGACATTCATTATATATTAAGACGGGTATAGTTTTACTAATCGTGGCTGAAATAGGCTAGTGATCTTCTTTATCCAAAGTAACCAAAAAGCTAATTAAATCACGAATCTCTCGTTTGGTCAATAGCGCCTTCATATCCGGCATGGAAGACAAGGCATTGGTACGTTCTTTTATATTATCTTTGGATATTTTCTTTTCAGGTTCATTGCCTATTTTTAAAATAATATCGTTTTCACTTTCCTTGACTACTATACCTGAAACGCTTTTACCATCATTTAGTTTTAAGCTAACAGCACCATAACCATCGGCTATTTTGTTACTTGGAGCCACAAGAGCCTCCAATAATTCTTTTCTACTCAATCTTTTTGCGACACCATTTAATCGAGGCCCGGCACTACCTCCAAAATCATCGTAAGAATGACATCGCATGCATTGAGCACTCTGGTTTTGAAAGAAAATCTTTCTACCTTCTATTTTATCTCCTCCAAATAGACTACTATTATAACTTGCCATTACATCACCTTCGTACATTTCCGAGATAATGGAATTGTATTTTGTCAACAAAGCTTCATTCCCTAATGTCTCAAGTGCTTCACTTAATTCCAATTCAACGGCAGAAGGCAAACTTTTATTTTTCATGGCCTCTAGCAATCGGATAAAAACTGGAACAGCATAAGTTGAATCTACTTTTCCTAAAGCTGTTATAGCTGCTTGCCGTTCTTCTAATGTTTGGTTCAATGTAACTTTTTCCAACAAGTTGGCTGCAGTATTTCCGGAAAGGTCCAGCTCTCCCAAAATAGCCAAGCCGGCTATCCTAACACTTTTGTCTTGGTCTGTAGTTGCCAATTCCAATGCAACTTCTATTTCATCAGAATCAATATTGGACAAAGCCTTGATAGCAGCTTCTCGGACCGCAGCTACCTTGTCTGTTTTTAATAGACTTAACAATTTATCTGAAGCATCTGAAATTTTTAAGCTTCCGATAGCAGCCACTGCTGATTTTCGTATTTCAGAATTGGTATGGGCTGTTAATTTCATTAATGGATCGGAGGCCATAGCGCTAATGCCTTGAAGGTCTCGCTTCATTTCACCTCTAAACCTTCCCGTAACCCTGTCAAGCAATGAAGGGCTGTCCCAAGTTGATAAAGCTTCGATGGCTTCAATCCTCATTTCTTCGGGAGCAGATTCCAAACCTATGAAATCTAATACTAAGCCTAAGGATTTTGCATTACCAACCCTCAAATTGGCATTGATTGCTCTTCGGAGTAATGGTTCAGAACTTAATCCTCTCCTATTTAAAATTTCCCCTAAATTAGGCAAAGCTTCTTCGATAGAAAAGTCATCATTAATTGCTCTGGCTGCTTCAGCCAATATGTATTCTTCCTGATCATCTAAAAATAATGCTACCTCCGGAGCTTGCATCCGTCGCAAAGCTACTACCGCAGCCACCCTCACAGCCCTAGAAGGGTGATTGTGCAAGGCTGCAATTGCTGAAAGATCTCCTATTCTTGCCAGGGCCAAGCTTCCGGCATGCCGAATATAAACATCTTCATCATTGTTGTTGGCTAAAAGACCTATGATTGGTTGAACAGCAGCTTGAGCTTTGATTCTTCCCAAAGCTTCCGCTGCAAAAAATTGTACACGTGGAGCCTTGTCTTTAAGAAGTGGAATTAATGCGTTTGTTGCAAGAGTATATCTTATGTCCCCTAACCATCTTGCCGCTTGTGCTCTGATTTCTGAGTCCGAATCTTCCAGTAAAGGAAGTAATAAATCGCCGGCATTTTCTTCCCCCGATCGAGCCAACTGAGCAATTCCCCAGATGGCATGAATTCTAGCTAACTCCTCATTATTTGCGGCTAGTTTTTCCTTAAAAATTTCCAACCCTTCGCTGCCCCTTTTGGCCAATTCGAACTGGGCTTTTTGGCGCACACGCTGATCAGGGTGGCCCAACCAATTCCCAAGGTCTTCCTTATCTTTATTTTTAAAATCAGCCTTGATCAAAATTTCTGTATCTTTCCTTATTTGGCTATTTACTCCTATTGAATCTTCAAGCTTCCATACTCTTCCATTGTCTTTGGTACCCCAACCATCAATCCAATCGGCAAAATAAAGGGCACCGTTCGGGCCAAAATCCATTCCGGTAGGCAGTAGTCCTCCTAAGATTTTTTTAGACTCCGTCATTTCAAAACCTGCCCCTTTGGGATTTAACTTAAATGCATAAATACCAGATCTAGCCGGATTACCTGAAAAACCGGCTACAAAAAAAGTATTCTTCCACCTTTCTCCTAATGCAGTTCCGGGATTGTATAACATACCTGTAGGACCATTGATATAGTTTTTTATGGGTGGAAGAAAGTAGGCCGCCTGTCCATCCTGTCTGGGTTTAGCCATATTTTCATCCATCCAAACCTTATACCCATTGTTTTTTGGATCTCTGTACTTACCAAATTGCCAATTGATCCTCCAGCCGGTATCAGAGCCTTCAACCAAATAAACAAGCCGTTCACTTTCAC of the Cyclobacterium marinum DSM 745 genome contains:
- a CDS encoding HEAT repeat domain-containing protein, whose amino-acid sequence is MKQLTVKYPLFLRFFSIGCFFIFLGCGSKEEQDLKITKFNALETQTWAAELEEQLKPEIDSGLFVKVWASDSMIFDPISIDFDEQGRLYYSRTNRQKNSEHDIRRHQDWEIRSIGLQTIEEKRAFLRDELSPENSHKNEWLKDVNGDGFHDWKDMAVERDHIYRVEDTDGDGLADEYQLVFDELYEEVTDVAGAVMKHGDELFVGAAPDMWRVSEDPKTGLASKKVSISHGYGLHIGFGGHGMSGLEMGPDGRVYWGIGDIGFNGVDQNGIEHKYPNRGVIARSNPDGSDFEIFAMGVRNTHEFVFDDYGNLISVDNDGDHRGESERLVYLVEGSDTGWRINWQFGKYRDPKNNGYKVWMDENMAKPRQDGQAAYFLPPIKNYINGPTGMLYNPGTALGERWKNTFFVAGFSGNPARSGIYAFKLNPKGAGFEMTESKKILGGLLPTGMDFGPNGALYFADWIDGWGTKDNGRVWKLEDSIGVNSQIRKDTEILIKADFKNKDKEDLGNWLGHPDQRVRQKAQFELAKRGSEGLEIFKEKLAANNEELARIHAIWGIAQLARSGEENAGDLLLPLLEDSDSEIRAQAARWLGDIRYTLATNALIPLLKDKAPRVQFFAAEALGRIKAQAAVQPIIGLLANNNDEDVYIRHAGSLALARIGDLSAIAALHNHPSRAVRVAAVVALRRMQAPEVALFLDDQEEYILAEAARAINDDFSIEEALPNLGEILNRRGLSSEPLLRRAINANLRVGNAKSLGLVLDFIGLESAPEEMRIEAIEALSTWDSPSLLDRVTGRFRGEMKRDLQGISAMASDPLMKLTAHTNSEIRKSAVAAIGSLKISDASDKLLSLLKTDKVAAVREAAIKALSNIDSDEIEVALELATTDQDKSVRIAGLAILGELDLSGNTAANLLEKVTLNQTLEERQAAITALGKVDSTYAVPVFIRLLEAMKNKSLPSAVELELSEALETLGNEALLTKYNSIISEMYEGDVMASYNSSLFGGDKIEGRKIFFQNQSAQCMRCHSYDDFGGSAGPRLNGVAKRLSRKELLEALVAPSNKIADGYGAVSLKLNDGKSVSGIVVKESENDIILKIGNEPEKKISKDNIKERTNALSSMPDMKALLTKREIRDLISFLVTLDKEDH